The following proteins are co-located in the Pseudomonadota bacterium genome:
- the flgA gene encoding flagellar basal body P-ring formation chaperone FlgA: protein MKSERLKVKSGRQKGMRINTILYVLIYSLFIASAAFAAEVPTVEAKIKDFIRKFYNEREDVYIKLNHLPDSLKDKSRVKHINFAKIPDSNGDGLCLVEIDEKHGRTKNVYVSFRVSNKKKMFVLKQAAKKGDIVRSDDIFVKEVYLNGNGMDYPLKIGDVMGKALKRDVSAGTVITSQVLEDSFVMQRGDTVNIVAENKKLLVQTKGRTLERGKIGDFIRVKNLTSNKEIVGRVVGSGTVNVDL, encoded by the coding sequence ATGAAAAGTGAAAGGTTAAAAGTGAAAAGTGGACGACAGAAAGGCATGAGAATTAATACTATCCTATATGTATTGATATATTCACTATTCATTGCTTCTGCAGCTTTTGCAGCAGAAGTGCCGACAGTAGAAGCGAAAATAAAGGATTTTATAAGAAAGTTCTATAACGAAAGGGAGGATGTTTATATAAAGTTAAACCATTTGCCTGATTCGCTTAAGGACAAATCGAGAGTAAAACATATTAATTTTGCAAAAATACCGGATTCGAACGGCGATGGGTTATGTCTTGTAGAGATTGATGAAAAACATGGCAGGACAAAAAATGTGTATGTGTCATTTAGGGTGTCAAACAAAAAGAAAATGTTTGTTTTAAAGCAGGCTGCAAAGAAGGGTGATATTGTACGTTCTGACGATATTTTTGTTAAGGAAGTATATTTGAATGGAAATGGGATGGACTATCCGTTAAAGATCGGTGATGTGATGGGTAAGGCGCTTAAAAGAGATGTGTCTGCAGGTACTGTTATTACAAGTCAGGTTTTAGAGGATTCTTTTGTTATGCAGAGAGGAGATACTGTCAATATTGTGGCGGAGAATAAAAAACTTTTGGTTCAGACAAAAGGAAGAACGCTTGAGAGAGGGAAGATTGGAGATTTTATCAGAGTAAAGAATTTAACTTCCAATAAGGAAATTGTTGGCAGGGTGGTTGGAAGTGGTACTGTAAATGTTGACTTGTAA
- a CDS encoding flagellar assembly protein FliW: MSELYLKGKILGFEDYNNYVLEDSFGENSPFRLLSCPEKAVTFVAVNPYYIVDDYSFEIEDSIVRELMLEGNYIDDIAILCIVRPNENACIVRPNENTLYVNLRSPLIINIKNGYFVQTILQNEMYGVSVPFYAKKANN; the protein is encoded by the coding sequence GTGAGTGAATTATATCTTAAAGGTAAAATATTAGGTTTTGAGGATTATAATAATTATGTGCTGGAAGATTCTTTTGGAGAAAATTCTCCATTCCGGCTCCTCTCGTGCCCTGAAAAAGCTGTTACTTTTGTAGCGGTAAATCCATACTATATTGTGGATGATTACTCATTTGAGATTGAGGATAGTATTGTCAGGGAACTTATGCTTGAAGGAAACTATATAGACGATATTGCCATTCTATGTATTGTGAGGCCAAATGAAAATGCTTGTATTGTGAGGCCAAATGAAAATACTTTATATGTCAATCTCAGGTCTCCACTTATCATAAACATAAAAAACGGTTATTTTGTACAGACCATACTACAAAATGAAATGTATGGTGTTTCCGTGCCTTTCTATGCAAAAAAGGCGAATAACTAA
- the flgL gene encoding flagellar hook-associated protein FlgL, with amino-acid sequence MRVTDKLRFDVFKNNLSSLKETLDKTQTRIASGKKILAPSDDPIAASAGVALEAEKNLNDRYKKNLEKLKTVGGFYDTSINSINDLLTRAKEISITQASDTMDASTRISANEEIKGIIEQLVTIGNTKVGNNYIFGGKKSNMKPFTIDADYNVTFNGSSDVDSIYVDKGTKEDAGISGQSVFISDTNVFTVLKNFSDALDGNDLTGIGEAIDNIDNSLEKTQTNLAHAGTYMARVENYIGYKETRDVDITESLSQMTDIDMTQAVTDFNTLSTAYEAMLYSMAKVQSLTILNYLN; translated from the coding sequence ATGAGAGTTACCGATAAACTAAGATTTGATGTTTTCAAGAATAATCTTTCGTCATTAAAGGAAACTCTTGACAAAACACAGACCAGGATAGCATCCGGTAAAAAGATTTTAGCTCCTTCTGATGATCCGATTGCAGCTTCCGCCGGGGTTGCATTAGAAGCTGAGAAGAATCTGAATGACCGATACAAAAAAAACCTCGAAAAGCTTAAAACTGTTGGAGGTTTTTATGATACATCCATTAACAGTATAAACGATCTTCTTACCAGGGCAAAAGAAATATCGATTACACAGGCTTCAGATACAATGGATGCTTCAACAAGAATATCCGCCAATGAAGAGATAAAGGGGATTATTGAACAACTTGTTACTATCGGAAACACAAAGGTCGGCAACAATTACATCTTTGGAGGAAAAAAATCAAATATGAAACCTTTCACAATTGACGCCGATTACAATGTTACCTTTAACGGCTCAAGTGATGTTGATTCCATATATGTGGACAAAGGTACAAAAGAAGATGCCGGGATTTCAGGCCAGAGTGTGTTTATTTCTGATACCAACGTGTTTACAGTATTAAAAAACTTTAGCGATGCACTTGATGGAAACGATTTAACAGGTATCGGAGAAGCTATTGATAATATTGATAATTCTTTGGAAAAGACTCAGACAAATCTTGCCCATGCAGGAACATATATGGCAAGGGTTGAAAATTATATAGGATATAAAGAAACAAGGGATGTTGATATAACAGAATCTTTGTCTCAGATGACTGATATCGATATGACTCAGGCGGTGACGGATTTTAACACTTTATCAACTGCCTATGAAGCGATGCTTTACAGCATGGCTAAGGTCCAAAGCCTGACAATATTGAATTACCTGAATTAA
- the flgN gene encoding flagellar export chaperone FlgN, whose translation MDSLIVYEITQKELNTLKDFLKVLKGERDAIISFSLEGIIRENNRKEELLKKIEYLENEKEKILKEIPDQDSVFKNERWASLSRDIRHTMKEINVALGKNMKLLSFSVDHVRSSIENVVGFINKATYGRKQEILSFFPSREI comes from the coding sequence ATGGACAGCCTGATAGTATATGAGATAACCCAGAAAGAATTGAACACGCTAAAGGACTTTTTAAAAGTTCTTAAAGGCGAAAGGGATGCAATAATTTCTTTTTCTCTTGAAGGAATTATCAGGGAAAATAATAGAAAAGAGGAACTACTTAAAAAAATTGAATATCTCGAAAATGAAAAAGAAAAAATACTAAAAGAGATTCCCGATCAGGACTCGGTTTTTAAAAATGAAAGATGGGCATCTCTTTCCCGGGACATAAGACATACAATGAAAGAAATAAATGTTGCATTAGGAAAGAATATGAAGTTGCTGTCATTTTCGGTGGATCATGTCAGGTCATCTATCGAAAATGTTGTAGGTTTTATAAATAAAGCCACTTACGGGAGAAAGCAGGAAATATTATCTTTTTTTCCTTCGAGAGAAATATAG
- a CDS encoding flagellar basal body P-ring protein FlgI: protein MLTTQSSEAARIKEMGYISGVRANQLIGYGLVVGLNGTGDKSATIFTNQSLANMLDKMGVKVDPTVAKVNNVAAVMVTADLPPFSKIGNKVDATVSSIGDSKSLEGGVLLITQLKGADGEVYAVAQGAMVVGGFSAAGQGASVQKNHPTVGRIANGVTIEREIGYEYVKTESIIISLKIPDFTNARRIEERINSVFRDSSYAKDGGTVNVAIPDTLKTNPVKFLSIIENLEIKPDALAKIVVDEKTGTVVIGENVKISTVAISQGSISIQIKEDEKVSQPLPFAPVGAQTTKTPDTKIRVEEDKGHFVVMEGGVTIKELINALNSIGVSTRDVIVILQTIKAAGALHAELEII, encoded by the coding sequence ATGTTGACAACGCAGTCGTCTGAGGCTGCCCGCATAAAAGAAATGGGTTATATAAGCGGTGTAAGGGCAAACCAGTTGATAGGCTATGGACTTGTTGTAGGGCTGAATGGTACCGGGGATAAATCGGCCACCATATTTACAAACCAATCACTGGCAAATATGCTTGATAAAATGGGAGTTAAAGTGGACCCAACCGTTGCCAAGGTTAATAACGTTGCTGCGGTAATGGTAACGGCAGATCTGCCACCTTTCAGTAAAATTGGCAACAAAGTGGATGCTACTGTGTCCTCTATAGGAGACTCAAAAAGTTTGGAAGGAGGAGTCCTTCTTATCACACAACTCAAAGGTGCTGATGGTGAGGTCTATGCTGTGGCTCAGGGGGCGATGGTTGTAGGAGGTTTCTCTGCCGCAGGCCAGGGTGCAAGTGTACAAAAAAATCACCCCACAGTTGGAAGGATTGCCAATGGTGTTACAATAGAAAGAGAGATCGGTTATGAATATGTTAAAACAGAGTCAATTATAATTTCACTGAAAATTCCTGATTTTACAAATGCAAGAAGAATTGAGGAGCGAATCAATAGTGTTTTCCGTGATTCTTCATATGCCAAGGACGGCGGTACAGTCAATGTAGCTATTCCCGATACTTTAAAGACAAATCCTGTAAAATTCCTTTCAATTATAGAGAATCTTGAAATAAAGCCTGATGCCCTGGCAAAAATTGTAGTAGATGAAAAAACAGGTACGGTAGTGATCGGTGAAAATGTTAAAATTTCAACTGTGGCAATATCTCAAGGCAGTATAAGCATTCAGATAAAAGAGGATGAAAAAGTAAGTCAGCCTCTACCTTTCGCTCCTGTCGGTGCTCAGACCACTAAAACACCTGACACAAAAATAAGAGTAGAGGAAGACAAAGGACATTTCGTTGTAATGGAGGGGGGCGTTACCATAAAAGAACTAATTAATGCGCTCAATTCTATCGGTGTTTCAACAAGGGACGTGATAGTGATACTTCAAACCATAAAAGCAGCAGGTGCCTTACATGCAGAGCTTGAAATTATTTAA
- the flgM gene encoding flagellar biosynthesis anti-sigma factor FlgM: MKVLNDKNVGLLDNLIKAPNNKPLKEQATAGKGKNDLYDKVELSSRKQEIESIKEKVMASPVIMQEKVDRIREAIKTETYNIKGELVAKSMLKNNLLDEIF, encoded by the coding sequence ATGAAAGTATTGAACGATAAGAACGTCGGTTTACTTGATAACCTTATCAAAGCTCCTAACAACAAGCCCTTAAAAGAACAGGCAACTGCCGGAAAGGGCAAAAACGATCTGTATGACAAAGTTGAGTTGTCGAGCAGAAAGCAGGAGATTGAGTCGATTAAGGAAAAGGTTATGGCATCGCCTGTTATCATGCAGGAAAAGGTTGATCGGATCAGAGAGGCAATTAAAACGGAAACATATAATATAAAGGGCGAGCTTGTGGCAAAAAGTATGCTGAAAAACAACCTTTTAGATGAGATTTTTTAA
- the flgK gene encoding flagellar hook-associated protein FlgK: MSISSILNIAKNSLTVNQVAVQVTSHNISNVNTEGYSRQVAILEEEAPSLIGSCLLGNGVKASGVKRYYDKYLDQQISKKNMELGEQQVYQKYFERIESVLNEDSTKLTNNITEFFNAWQELSTDPQNVAVREGIVSSGRNMNRSIKNIYNELKSIQIEQNDNIRMEVTEINRIVASIADLNDKIFEGSAGSSEANDYLDKRNQYVKELSSKIDITSFEDQYGRMTVLTSAGKTLVDGGMSWELDTTNDGATGFYKIAWKDSSGNLADITDYISGGSLRGLIEMRDGQLNDFIADIDELARVIITEVNSIHENGYTLNHTATVPDAPDGISFFKEITENYAKNIDFSDEVKADLKNIAASSETDSGAPIGNNIALDIAALMDENLFNAGTETIVNYTSSITNDIGQLTKGAKDFAQYSEDTMQAMEKQRESVAGVSLDEEMANLMKYQYAFQASSRLFSVADELFQSILEAVK, encoded by the coding sequence ATGAGCATATCTTCCATACTTAATATTGCAAAAAATTCTCTTACTGTAAATCAAGTTGCCGTTCAGGTTACATCTCATAATATATCAAATGTAAATACAGAAGGTTATTCCAGACAGGTAGCTATCCTTGAAGAAGAAGCTCCATCGTTAATAGGTAGCTGTCTTCTTGGAAATGGAGTAAAAGCAAGCGGAGTTAAAAGGTATTACGATAAATATCTGGATCAACAGATTTCTAAAAAGAATATGGAATTAGGAGAACAGCAGGTTTATCAGAAATATTTCGAAAGAATTGAAAGTGTATTAAACGAAGACAGTACCAAGCTCACAAATAACATTACCGAGTTTTTTAATGCATGGCAGGAGCTTTCAACGGATCCGCAGAACGTTGCTGTAAGAGAAGGCATAGTGTCAAGCGGTCGAAACATGAATCGCTCGATAAAAAATATATATAATGAATTGAAAAGTATTCAGATAGAACAAAACGACAATATAAGAATGGAAGTAACCGAAATAAACAGGATTGTTGCTTCAATTGCTGATTTAAATGACAAAATATTTGAAGGGAGCGCAGGTTCGAGTGAAGCAAACGATTATTTGGACAAAAGAAACCAGTATGTAAAGGAACTTTCAAGTAAAATTGACATCACATCTTTTGAAGACCAGTATGGACGTATGACTGTTCTGACATCAGCAGGCAAAACCCTTGTAGATGGAGGGATGTCATGGGAACTTGATACAACGAACGATGGAGCAACAGGGTTTTATAAAATAGCATGGAAAGACTCTTCAGGAAATCTGGCTGATATAACTGATTATATTAGCGGCGGTAGTCTTCGTGGATTAATAGAGATGCGTGATGGACAATTGAATGATTTTATAGCGGATATTGATGAACTTGCAAGGGTAATCATTACAGAAGTAAACAGTATTCATGAAAACGGGTACACTTTGAACCATACCGCAACCGTGCCTGATGCACCTGATGGAATTTCATTTTTCAAAGAAATTACAGAAAACTATGCAAAAAATATTGATTTCTCTGACGAGGTCAAAGCGGATTTGAAAAACATTGCGGCCTCTTCTGAGACAGACAGTGGTGCACCGATCGGGAACAATATTGCCCTTGATATTGCGGCATTAATGGATGAAAACCTCTTTAATGCTGGTACAGAGACTATTGTGAATTACACCTCATCCATTACAAATGATATTGGTCAGCTTACGAAAGGAGCAAAAGATTTTGCTCAATACAGCGAAGATACAATGCAGGCTATGGAAAAACAGAGAGAAAGTGTCGCCGGTGTTTCCCTTGACGAGGAGATGGCAAATCTTATGAAATATCAGTACGCTTTTCAAGCGTCTTCAAGGTTATTTTCCGTTGCCGATGAGCTTTTCCAAAGCATATTAGAGGCGGTTAAATGA
- a CDS encoding flagellar basal body L-ring protein FlgH yields MSTEYTSRIRNEPFNIENVFRQAPSKQVLTENKSGTIWPGDRSMNSFFSDGRARGVGDIVTVEIIEVTTSKEQAITDLKRTGADVSLGIPNFLGLETNNFPSSITPSSMVKATVKNDFKGDGSTSRDGSLKATISAKVVEVMPNGNLAIEGKREISLNNERKEILFQGIVRPKDISANNSVLSTQVADAKVILTGVGVIGEKQSPGWLARIFDIVWPF; encoded by the coding sequence ATGAGCACTGAATATACATCTCGTATCAGAAACGAACCTTTTAATATCGAAAATGTATTTAGACAGGCCCCATCAAAGCAGGTTCTGACAGAGAACAAAAGTGGAACTATTTGGCCCGGTGACCGTAGTATGAATTCATTTTTTTCTGATGGAAGAGCGCGCGGGGTAGGCGATATTGTAACGGTGGAAATTATAGAAGTAACTACATCAAAGGAACAAGCTATTACTGATTTAAAGAGAACCGGTGCTGATGTGAGTCTGGGCATACCGAACTTTCTTGGTTTGGAAACAAACAATTTTCCTTCAAGTATTACCCCGTCAAGCATGGTGAAGGCCACGGTTAAAAATGATTTTAAGGGTGATGGCTCAACCAGTCGCGATGGCAGTTTAAAGGCAACGATATCGGCAAAAGTTGTTGAAGTAATGCCTAACGGTAATCTTGCGATTGAAGGGAAAAGAGAGATTTCATTGAATAATGAAAGAAAAGAAATATTGTTTCAGGGAATAGTAAGGCCGAAAGATATATCTGCAAATAATTCGGTCTTATCAACTCAGGTTGCTGATGCCAAAGTTATTTTAACAGGCGTCGGTGTAATTGGAGAGAAGCAGTCTCCTGGATGGCTTGCGAGAATATTTGATATTGTATGGCCATTTTAA
- a CDS encoding glycosyltransferase: MQNNPTLSVCMIVKNEAKNLPRLLDSIKGLADEVIIVDTGSTDNTVEIAQRYDAKTYCFEWCDDFSAARNESLKYATKDCILWLDADDEISNEEHIKIMNDLRRYKNAGFFLRLKNIQEDNINESLQLRIFPNRRGIIFEGRVHEQALRSVQRNGIPTYSSDAAILHYGYKDAECVVEKFKRNREILEKELKETPDNMNAIFFLSRTLRGLGENELVLTYINRTIELYKKKPNPYNYDIVKIAFTDKAILLYAMGQEEEARKVLEEGEKLFPEYASLIFTLGELYYRRKDYGSAFNELLPLKDETFENEIVPLNIQETRKCLRSYLGISALFAGRYDIAEECFRTSIDYDPQDVSNYHYCSLAREKSGDLGKAIEACNEGLQMVSNDGCLIKRRFLLYAKQGKDKKAFSEFERLNGNGADIDVLSAMFLLQCRALNIAGINHYYNLIQGSLSVPAQSFPEGIDKTKETLIVTGESQALELFESAIAHLLKINA; this comes from the coding sequence ATGCAAAACAACCCCACACTTTCTGTCTGCATGATTGTAAAAAATGAAGCAAAAAACCTCCCAAGACTCCTTGATTCAATTAAGGGGCTTGCCGATGAAGTTATAATTGTCGATACCGGTTCCACGGATAATACAGTAGAAATAGCGCAAAGATATGATGCAAAAACATATTGTTTTGAATGGTGTGATGATTTTTCTGCTGCCAGGAATGAATCGCTAAAATATGCCACGAAAGATTGTATTCTCTGGCTTGATGCTGATGATGAGATAAGCAATGAAGAGCATATAAAGATAATGAATGATCTAAGACGTTATAAAAACGCCGGTTTCTTTCTAAGATTAAAAAATATTCAGGAAGACAACATAAATGAATCACTTCAACTTAGAATTTTTCCAAATCGTAGAGGCATAATCTTTGAAGGCAGGGTTCACGAGCAGGCATTACGCTCCGTCCAGAGAAATGGAATACCTACTTATTCAAGCGATGCTGCGATTCTTCATTATGGATATAAGGATGCCGAATGTGTTGTTGAAAAATTTAAACGTAACCGGGAAATACTTGAAAAAGAATTGAAAGAGACGCCTGATAATATGAATGCCATATTTTTTCTTTCAAGGACCTTAAGGGGACTTGGAGAGAACGAATTGGTTTTGACTTATATTAATAGGACCATAGAGTTATATAAAAAGAAACCTAATCCATATAACTATGACATTGTTAAAATTGCTTTTACCGACAAAGCTATCCTTCTCTATGCCATGGGGCAAGAGGAAGAGGCTCGAAAAGTCCTGGAAGAAGGGGAAAAGCTATTCCCTGAATATGCTTCTCTAATTTTTACTCTCGGAGAACTGTATTACAGACGTAAAGATTATGGTTCTGCTTTCAATGAACTGTTACCTCTAAAAGATGAAACATTCGAGAATGAGATCGTGCCGCTTAATATTCAGGAAACGAGAAAATGCCTTCGCAGCTATCTAGGTATTTCTGCTTTGTTTGCAGGCAGGTATGATATTGCTGAAGAATGTTTCAGAACATCTATTGATTATGATCCCCAGGATGTTTCCAATTACCATTACTGTTCTTTAGCCAGAGAAAAATCGGGCGATTTGGGAAAGGCAATAGAAGCTTGCAACGAAGGGCTTCAAATGGTTTCTAATGATGGTTGTCTAATAAAGAGGCGTTTTCTTCTTTATGCGAAACAAGGTAAGGACAAAAAAGCTTTTTCAGAGTTTGAAAGACTTAACGGAAACGGCGCCGATATTGACGTTCTGAGCGCAATGTTTTTATTGCAATGCAGGGCGCTTAATATTGCCGGAATAAACCATTATTACAATCTCATACAAGGATCTCTTTCAGTTCCTGCTCAATCTTTTCCTGAAGGTATTGATAAAACAAAGGAAACTCTAATTGTAACCGGCGAGTCCCAGGCATTAGAATTGTTTGAATCGGCAATTGCACATCTTTTGAAAATAAATGCTTAA
- a CDS encoding carbon storage regulator: MLVLSRKKNQGVLIKGKDGDIRIVLIEIDKGKVRLGIEASKGYSIIREELVSEIEGANKMSALSDLENIKRFIGESSE, encoded by the coding sequence ATGCTCGTTCTTTCGCGGAAAAAAAATCAAGGGGTACTAATCAAGGGAAAAGATGGTGATATCAGAATCGTTCTTATTGAGATCGATAAAGGGAAGGTGCGGCTGGGAATTGAGGCGTCCAAAGGGTATTCGATTATCCGGGAAGAGCTTGTTTCCGAGATTGAGGGAGCAAACAAGATGTCGGCATTAAGTGATCTTGAAAATATAAAAAGATTTATAGGTGAAAGCAGTGAGTGA
- the flgG gene encoding flagellar basal-body rod protein FlgG, whose product MIRALWTAGTGMNVQQVNLDVIANNIANVNTNGFKRSRADFQDLMYQTLRLQGTKSEGGNQIPTGIQIGHGAKLAAVQKVFLQGDFQETQNELDIAIEGSGFLQVVMPTGEKAYTRAGSLKRDSDGKVVTSDGYSLEPSTTVPNNTTTISVKSDGTVLAKISSQTDPQQIGKIELANFPNPTGLKSMGKSLFMETDASGAPTTSKPGENGLGTLLQGYLEMSNVNIMQEMVNLIVGQRAYEVNSKAIQAADEMLQMANNIKR is encoded by the coding sequence ATGATAAGAGCACTGTGGACTGCAGGAACGGGCATGAATGTTCAGCAGGTGAACCTCGATGTCATTGCAAACAACATAGCAAATGTTAACACGAATGGATTTAAGAGGAGCAGGGCTGATTTTCAGGATCTTATGTACCAAACGCTAAGGCTGCAGGGTACAAAATCTGAGGGAGGCAACCAGATTCCCACAGGTATCCAGATCGGGCATGGCGCAAAGTTGGCAGCGGTGCAGAAGGTGTTTCTTCAGGGCGATTTTCAGGAGACTCAGAATGAGCTTGATATAGCAATTGAAGGTAGCGGTTTTTTGCAGGTTGTAATGCCCACGGGTGAAAAGGCGTACACAAGGGCAGGATCATTAAAAAGAGACTCTGACGGTAAGGTAGTTACATCTGATGGTTATTCATTGGAGCCGAGTACCACCGTACCGAATAATACCACTACAATATCTGTAAAATCAGATGGAACGGTATTAGCAAAAATATCGAGTCAAACTGATCCCCAGCAGATTGGCAAGATTGAGCTGGCTAACTTCCCCAATCCTACAGGCCTGAAGTCAATGGGAAAGAGCTTATTTATGGAAACAGACGCAAGTGGCGCGCCAACCACATCAAAACCGGGAGAAAACGGACTGGGTACACTATTACAGGGCTATCTTGAGATGTCCAACGTGAATATTATGCAGGAAATGGTAAACCTGATTGTTGGTCAAAGAGCTTATGAAGTAAATTCCAAGGCGATACAAGCTGCCGACGAAATGCTTCAGATGGCAAACAATATAAAGAGATAA